A stretch of the Gossypium hirsutum isolate 1008001.06 chromosome D07, Gossypium_hirsutum_v2.1, whole genome shotgun sequence genome encodes the following:
- the LOC107955990 gene encoding uncharacterized protein — protein MESTSFSSYNLLNFNQRPLPHGPKYRRKSGTFIVASTGGINNKSNGPDYVGKRVDENMIMLRMRIKDTKISEGFELPSEWMDWEKQYYLHYNEDVCEAMGVLQNLLVNVRPSFGIAMVVLVLLSFPISTGVTLFHVLRLGQWFISGFNPN, from the coding sequence ATGGAATCAACAAGTTTTTCATCTTATAACCTTCTTAACTTCAATCAAAGACCTCTTCCGCATGGCCCCAAGTACCGGAGAAAGTCAGGAACCTTCATCGTAGCTTCAACTGGAGGTATCAATAATAAAAGCAATGGACCGGATTATGTCGGTAAGCGCGTCGACGAAAACATGATCATGCTACGAATGCGGATTAAAGATACAAAGATTTCGGAGGGTTTTGAGTTGCCTTCGGAATGGATGGATTGGGAGAAGCAATATTACCTTCATTATAATGAGGATGTTTGTGAAGCAATGGGGGTTTTGCAAAACTTGTTGGTGAATGTTAGGCCAAGTTTCGGTATTGCTATGGTGGTACTTGTTTTATTAAGCTTTCCAATATCAACTGGTGTCACCTTGTTTCATGTTTTGCGGTTAGGCCAATGGTTCATATCCGGGTTTAATCCAAATTGA